In the Pseudomonas sp. ADAK2 genome, one interval contains:
- the hisI gene encoding phosphoribosyl-AMP cyclohydrolase, with the protein MNNWLDEIKWDADGLVPAIAQDHKTGRVLMMAWMNREALELSAAENRAIYWSRSRGKLWRKGEESGHVQTLHEMRLDCDADVIILMVEQIGGIACHTGRQSCFYRVFENGDWKTVDPVLKDPHAIYSAGHSHE; encoded by the coding sequence ATGAACAACTGGCTGGACGAGATCAAGTGGGACGCTGACGGCCTCGTGCCGGCGATTGCCCAGGACCACAAGACCGGGCGCGTCCTGATGATGGCCTGGATGAACCGCGAAGCGCTGGAACTGAGCGCTGCCGAGAACCGTGCCATCTACTGGTCACGTTCCCGTGGCAAGTTGTGGCGCAAGGGCGAAGAGTCCGGCCACGTGCAGACCCTGCATGAGATGCGCCTGGACTGTGACGCCGACGTGATCATCCTGATGGTCGAGCAAATCGGAGGCATCGCCTGCCATACCGGCCGCCAGAGCTGCTTCTACCGTGTCTTCGAGAACGGCGACTGGAAAACCGTCGACCCGGTCCTGAAAGACCCGCATGCCATCTATTCCGCAGGACACAGCCATGAGTGA
- the tatC gene encoding twin-arginine translocase subunit TatC, whose amino-acid sequence MSDLPENDQHMPLVSHLTELRTRLLRCVAAIFIIFAGLFAFTQQIYTFVSTPLRQYLPVGATMIATDVSSPFLTPLKLTMMVSLFLAIPVILHQIWGFIAPGLYKHEKRIAVPLLVSSILLFYTGMAFAYYLVFPLIFKFFAAATPAGVEMMTDISSYLDFVMTLFFAFGVAFEIPVAVVLLVWIGVVNVAYLKKIRPYVVIGCFVVGMILTPPDIFSQTLLAVPMWLLFEIGILFGSLVSKRGEHPDDQPADDHNDQPPATQP is encoded by the coding sequence ATGAGCGATCTTCCTGAAAACGACCAGCACATGCCGCTGGTTTCGCACCTCACCGAGTTGCGTACCCGCCTGCTGCGCTGTGTAGCGGCGATTTTCATCATCTTCGCCGGGTTGTTCGCGTTTACCCAGCAGATCTACACCTTCGTCTCCACGCCGCTGCGCCAGTACCTGCCGGTGGGCGCGACGATGATTGCCACCGACGTGTCGTCGCCGTTCCTGACGCCACTGAAGCTGACGATGATGGTGTCGCTGTTCCTGGCGATCCCGGTGATCCTGCATCAGATCTGGGGCTTTATCGCGCCGGGCCTGTACAAGCACGAGAAGCGCATCGCGGTGCCGTTGCTGGTCTCCAGCATCCTGTTGTTCTACACCGGCATGGCGTTCGCCTATTACCTGGTGTTCCCGCTGATCTTCAAATTCTTCGCCGCCGCCACCCCGGCCGGCGTGGAAATGATGACCGACATCAGCAGCTACCTCGATTTCGTCATGACCTTGTTCTTCGCCTTTGGCGTGGCGTTCGAGATCCCGGTGGCCGTGGTGCTGCTGGTGTGGATCGGCGTGGTCAACGTCGCTTACCTGAAGAAGATTCGCCCGTACGTGGTCATCGGCTGCTTCGTGGTCGGCATGATTCTGACCCCGCCGGACATCTTCTCCCAGACCCTGCTGGCGGTACCGATGTGGTTGCTGTTCGAAATCGGCATCCTGTTCGGCAGCCTGGTCAGCAAGCGCGGCGAGCACCCGGACGATCAACCGGCTGACGATCACAACGACCAGCCGCCAGCGACCCAGCCGTGA
- a CDS encoding transporter substrate-binding domain-containing protein — MKKYLSMLLVGVTALVAVNAAQAGAIDDAVKRGTLKVGMDPTYMPFEMTNKRGEIIGFEVDILKAMTKAMGVKLELVSTGYDGIIPALMTDKFDMIGSGMTLTQERNLRLNFSEPFIVVGQTLLIRKDLEGTIKSYKDLNTDDYRITSKLGTTGEMVAKKLISKAKYHGYDNEQEAVLDVVNGKADAFIYDAPYNVVAVNKVGAGKLVFLDKPFTYEPLAFGLKKGDYDSLNFINNFLHQIHEDGTYDRIHDKWFKDTAWQKDME, encoded by the coding sequence ATGAAGAAGTATCTCTCGATGCTGCTGGTCGGCGTCACGGCATTGGTTGCAGTCAACGCGGCGCAGGCCGGTGCCATCGATGACGCGGTCAAGCGCGGCACGCTGAAAGTGGGCATGGACCCGACCTACATGCCGTTCGAAATGACCAACAAGCGCGGCGAGATCATCGGCTTCGAAGTCGACATCCTCAAGGCCATGACCAAGGCCATGGGCGTCAAGCTGGAGCTGGTGTCCACCGGCTACGACGGCATCATCCCGGCCCTGATGACCGACAAGTTCGACATGATCGGCAGCGGCATGACCCTGACCCAGGAACGCAACCTGCGCCTGAACTTCAGCGAACCGTTCATCGTCGTCGGCCAGACCCTGCTGATCCGCAAGGACCTGGAAGGCACCATCAAGTCCTACAAAGACCTGAACACCGACGACTACCGCATCACCTCCAAGCTCGGCACCACCGGCGAAATGGTGGCCAAGAAGCTGATCTCCAAAGCCAAGTACCACGGCTACGACAACGAGCAGGAAGCCGTGCTCGACGTGGTCAACGGCAAGGCCGACGCGTTCATCTACGACGCGCCGTACAACGTCGTCGCGGTGAATAAGGTCGGCGCCGGCAAACTGGTGTTCCTCGACAAGCCGTTCACCTACGAGCCGCTGGCCTTCGGCCTGAAGAAGGGCGACTACGACAGCCTCAACTTCATCAACAACTTCCTGCACCAGATCCACGAAGACGGCACCTACGACCGCATTCATGACAAGTGGTTTAAAGACACCGCCTGGCAGAAGGACATGGAATAG
- a CDS encoding ubiquinone biosynthesis accessory factor UbiJ produces the protein MLLAGLLASVELGLNRVLRLDSTALPRLAHLSGRVIAVDCRSPAFQLFILPSDEGLMLASQWETGADCTLRAPAASLLKLALSKDKTSILHSPEVELDGDSGVLLELAAILQDLELDWEYELSRWLGPVATQLVGGHLRSRARFYQQGFASLNQNLGEYLAEESRTLVGQREAEARFSELDQIKLDLERLEARFERLSRSLDPSDNA, from the coding sequence ATGTTGCTGGCCGGCCTGCTCGCCAGCGTTGAACTCGGTCTGAACCGGGTGCTGCGTCTCGACAGCACCGCGCTGCCGCGCCTGGCGCATTTGAGCGGCCGGGTGATTGCCGTCGATTGCCGCAGCCCGGCATTTCAGCTGTTCATCCTGCCCAGCGACGAAGGCCTGATGCTCGCTTCCCAGTGGGAAACCGGCGCCGATTGCACCTTGCGTGCGCCGGCCGCGAGCCTGTTGAAACTGGCGCTGAGCAAGGACAAGACTTCGATCTTGCACAGCCCGGAAGTCGAACTCGACGGTGACAGCGGCGTGCTGCTGGAACTGGCGGCCATCCTGCAAGACCTGGAGCTGGACTGGGAGTACGAACTCTCGCGCTGGCTGGGACCTGTCGCCACGCAACTGGTCGGCGGTCACCTGCGCAGCCGCGCACGTTTTTATCAGCAAGGGTTTGCCAGCCTGAATCAAAACCTTGGCGAATACCTGGCCGAAGAATCGCGCACCCTCGTCGGGCAGCGCGAAGCCGAAGCCCGGTTCAGTGAACTGGACCAGATCAAACTTGATCTTGAACGTCTCGAGGCGCGTTTCGAGCGCCTTTCCCGATCCCTAGACCCAAGCGATAACGCATGA
- a CDS encoding amino acid ABC transporter ATP-binding protein, producing MIEVRELVKVFDTRGQVVRAVDNVSTKVAKGEVLVVIGPSGSGKSTFLRCLNGLEEFDSGSVSIDGLQLADPKTDVNAYRREVGMVFQHFNLFPHMTVLENLCLAQKVVRKRGKKEREAKAMELLQKVGIAQKANEFPSRLSGGQQQRVAIARALAMEPKVMLFDEPTSALDPEMVGEVLDVMKTLAVEGMTMVCVTHEMGFAREVADRVLFFDHGKLLEDASPAEFFDAPKDPRAQAFLRQVL from the coding sequence GTGATTGAAGTCCGCGAACTGGTAAAAGTCTTCGACACCCGCGGCCAAGTGGTGCGCGCGGTGGATAACGTCTCCACGAAAGTGGCCAAGGGCGAAGTGCTGGTGGTGATCGGTCCGTCTGGCTCCGGCAAGTCGACCTTCCTGCGCTGCCTCAATGGCCTCGAAGAATTCGACTCGGGTTCGGTGAGCATCGACGGCTTGCAACTGGCCGATCCGAAAACCGACGTGAATGCCTATCGCCGGGAAGTCGGCATGGTGTTCCAGCATTTCAACCTGTTCCCGCACATGACCGTGCTGGAAAACCTCTGCCTGGCGCAGAAGGTCGTGCGCAAACGCGGCAAGAAAGAGCGCGAGGCCAAGGCAATGGAATTGCTGCAAAAGGTCGGTATCGCGCAGAAGGCCAACGAGTTTCCGTCACGCCTGTCTGGCGGCCAGCAACAACGCGTGGCAATTGCCCGAGCGTTGGCCATGGAGCCGAAGGTCATGCTGTTTGATGAGCCGACGTCGGCACTCGACCCGGAAATGGTCGGTGAAGTGCTGGACGTGATGAAAACCCTGGCCGTGGAAGGCATGACCATGGTCTGCGTCACCCACGAAATGGGTTTCGCCCGGGAAGTGGCGGATCGGGTGCTGTTCTTCGATCACGGCAAATTGCTGGAAGACGCCTCGCCGGCCGAGTTCTTTGATGCGCCGAAGGATCCTCGGGCGCAGGCGTTTTTGCGCCAGGTTTTGTAA
- the ubiB gene encoding ubiquinone biosynthesis regulatory protein kinase UbiB yields MKLLAVRRLLRIQRVVIRYRLDDLLFALPLPWFLLALRYALPWRWFPRKTLDLSRGARLRLALQDLGPIFIKFGQILSTRRDLLPEDIADELMKLQDRVPPFDSQVSIKLIEEQLGKKISEVFSRFDVEPLASASVAQVHAAQLKTGEEVVVKVIRPGLKPIIKQDLAWLFILARAAEKLSADARLLHPVDVVQDYEKTIYDELDLLREAANASQLKRNFEGSDLLYVPQVYWDWCRPKVLVMERIYGIQVTDLATLADQRTDMKMLAERGVEIFFTQVFRDSFFHADMHPGNIFVSTVSPWSPQYIAIDCGIVGSLTPEDQDYLARNLFAFFKRDYRRVAQLHIDSGWVPAETKLNEFEAAIRTVCEPIFEKPLKDISFGQVLMRLFQTARRFNMEVQPQLVLLQKTLLNIEGLGRQLYPDLDLWNTAQPFLERWMRERVSPKALIGNVQSQFEQLPHLANMARDLLERMSQPHAYDPPPPWHRRKDDWFLRLLGCAHLGGGAVLAAGGPLNEFGHWPAGIMMIVGLYLVVRR; encoded by the coding sequence ATGAAGCTGCTTGCCGTCCGCCGTTTGTTGCGCATCCAGCGCGTCGTGATCCGCTACCGCCTCGATGACCTGCTGTTCGCCCTGCCGCTGCCCTGGTTTCTGCTGGCGCTGCGTTATGCCTTGCCGTGGCGCTGGTTCCCGCGCAAGACCCTGGACCTGAGCCGTGGCGCACGATTGCGCCTGGCGTTGCAGGACCTGGGGCCGATCTTCATCAAGTTCGGACAGATCCTCTCCACTCGCCGCGACCTGTTGCCGGAAGACATCGCCGATGAGCTGATGAAGCTGCAGGACCGGGTGCCGCCGTTCGACTCGCAAGTGTCGATCAAATTGATCGAAGAACAGCTCGGGAAAAAGATCAGCGAAGTGTTCAGCCGTTTCGACGTCGAACCGCTGGCCTCGGCCTCGGTGGCGCAGGTGCATGCCGCGCAGCTGAAAACCGGTGAAGAAGTGGTGGTCAAGGTGATCCGCCCGGGCCTGAAACCGATCATCAAGCAAGACCTGGCGTGGCTGTTCATCCTCGCCCGCGCCGCCGAAAAACTCTCGGCCGATGCACGCCTGCTGCACCCGGTGGACGTGGTCCAGGACTACGAAAAAACCATCTACGACGAACTCGACCTGTTGCGCGAGGCGGCCAACGCCAGCCAGTTGAAGCGCAACTTCGAAGGCTCGGATCTGCTGTACGTGCCGCAAGTCTATTGGGACTGGTGCCGGCCGAAAGTGCTGGTGATGGAGCGCATCTACGGGATTCAGGTCACCGACCTCGCGACCCTGGCCGACCAGCGCACCGACATGAAAATGCTCGCCGAACGCGGTGTGGAGATCTTCTTCACTCAGGTGTTCCGCGACAGCTTCTTCCACGCCGACATGCACCCGGGCAACATCTTCGTCAGCACCGTGAGTCCGTGGAGCCCCCAGTACATTGCGATCGACTGCGGCATCGTCGGCAGCCTGACCCCGGAAGACCAGGACTATCTGGCGCGCAACCTGTTCGCGTTCTTCAAGCGTGATTACCGGCGTGTGGCGCAGTTGCACATCGATTCGGGCTGGGTCCCGGCGGAAACCAAGCTCAACGAATTCGAAGCGGCGATCCGCACGGTGTGCGAACCGATTTTCGAAAAACCGTTAAAAGATATTTCCTTCGGCCAGGTGCTGATGCGCCTGTTCCAGACCGCTCGGCGCTTCAACATGGAAGTGCAGCCGCAGCTCGTGTTGCTACAAAAAACCCTGTTGAACATTGAAGGCCTGGGCCGTCAGCTGTACCCGGACCTCGATCTGTGGAACACCGCCCAGCCGTTCCTTGAACGCTGGATGCGCGAGCGCGTCAGCCCGAAAGCCTTGATCGGCAACGTGCAGAGCCAGTTCGAACAACTGCCGCACCTGGCCAACATGGCCCGCGACCTGCTGGAACGCATGTCCCAACCCCACGCCTACGACCCGCCGCCACCGTGGCATCGACGCAAGGACGACTGGTTCCTGCGCCTGCTCGGTTGCGCGCACCTGGGCGGTGGCGCGGTACTCGCCGCGGGCGGCCCGCTGAATGAATTTGGGCATTGGCCGGCCGGGATCATGATGATCGTCGGTTTGTATCTGGTCGTTCGCCGATAG
- a CDS encoding twin-arginine translocase TatA/TatE family subunit: MGIFDWKHWIVILVVVVLVFGTKKLKNLGTDVGESIKGFRKAMNDEEKPADPTVTPAQPVPPAQPTTTSPLNQPHTIDVQAQKVEEPIRKDV; encoded by the coding sequence ATGGGCATTTTTGACTGGAAACACTGGATCGTCATCCTGGTTGTCGTGGTGCTGGTGTTCGGCACCAAGAAACTGAAAAACCTCGGCACTGACGTCGGTGAGTCGATCAAAGGCTTTCGCAAAGCCATGAACGATGAAGAGAAACCGGCCGATCCGACCGTGACCCCGGCCCAACCGGTGCCACCTGCTCAACCTACGACGACCTCGCCGCTGAACCAGCCGCACACCATCGACGTGCAGGCACAGAAAGTCGAAGAGCCGATCCGCAAAGACGTGTGA
- a CDS encoding methyl-accepting chemotaxis protein — translation MHEMTATVQEVARNAEEASEAAVAADQQAREGDKVVGEAIAQIERLAIEVGNSTVAMSELKRESDKIGSVLDVIKSVAQQTNLLALNAAIEAARAGEAGRGFAVVADEVRSLAQRTQKSTEEIEELIVGLQTGTQQVATIMDNSRSLTDSSVELTRRAGGSLESITRTVSAIQSMNQQIAAAAEQQSAVAEEINRSVLNVRDVSEQTSAASEETAASSVELARLGTHLQMLVGRFKV, via the coding sequence ATGCACGAGATGACCGCCACGGTGCAGGAAGTCGCGCGTAACGCCGAGGAAGCTTCGGAAGCCGCCGTCGCTGCTGATCAGCAGGCCCGCGAAGGCGACAAAGTGGTCGGCGAAGCCATCGCCCAGATCGAACGCCTGGCCATCGAAGTCGGCAACTCCACGGTCGCCATGAGCGAACTGAAGCGCGAAAGCGACAAGATCGGCAGCGTGCTCGATGTGATCAAGTCCGTGGCGCAACAGACCAATCTGCTGGCGCTCAACGCCGCCATCGAAGCTGCCCGTGCCGGTGAGGCCGGACGTGGATTTGCCGTGGTCGCCGACGAAGTCCGCAGCCTGGCCCAGCGCACTCAGAAATCCACCGAAGAAATCGAAGAGCTGATCGTCGGCCTGCAAACCGGCACCCAGCAAGTCGCGACCATCATGGACAACAGCCGCAGCCTGACCGACAGCAGCGTCGAACTGACCCGCCGTGCCGGTGGTTCACTGGAAAGCATCACCCGCACGGTGTCGGCGATTCAGTCGATGAACCAGCAGATCGCCGCGGCTGCCGAGCAGCAGAGCGCCGTCGCCGAAGAGATCAACCGTAGCGTGCTGAACGTGCGCGATGTGTCCGAGCAGACCTCGGCGGCGAGCGAAGAAACCGCGGCGTCCAGCGTTGAGCTGGCGCGGTTGGGCACGCATTTGCAGATGTTGGTTGGACGGTTCAAAGTCTGA
- a CDS encoding amino acid ABC transporter permease, which yields MKHKKSQLPWHVLTVLVLIGLAGALYYATSLMSYEWRWNRVPQYFAYHAEESQRAADISTVSELVRQGDKAEVTLRNDAGTEQHLTVDDNSLQVAQGDDVAEGDVIGVTRHWAAGPLLWGLWTTLWLSVVSGVLGLLIGLATGLCRLSNNPTLRDLSTIYVELVRGTPLLVQIFIFYFFIGTVMNLSREFAGIAALSLFTGAYVAEIIRSGVQSIARGQNEAARSLGLSAGQSMRHVVLPQALKRVLPPLAGQFISLVKDTSLVSVIAITELLKSGREVITTSFSPFEILFCVAGLYLLINLPLSKIASRLERRLAQSD from the coding sequence ATGAAACATAAAAAATCCCAACTGCCCTGGCACGTGTTAACCGTGCTGGTGCTGATCGGCCTGGCCGGCGCGTTGTATTACGCCACCTCGCTGATGTCCTACGAATGGCGCTGGAACCGCGTGCCGCAATACTTTGCCTACCACGCCGAAGAGTCCCAGCGCGCCGCGGATATTTCCACGGTCAGCGAACTGGTGCGCCAGGGCGACAAGGCCGAAGTCACCCTGCGCAATGACGCCGGTACAGAACAACACCTGACCGTCGACGACAACAGCCTGCAAGTTGCCCAAGGCGATGATGTGGCGGAAGGCGACGTGATCGGCGTGACCCGACATTGGGCCGCCGGACCGTTGCTGTGGGGCCTGTGGACCACGTTGTGGCTGTCCGTGGTGTCGGGCGTGCTCGGGCTGTTGATCGGCCTCGCTACCGGCCTCTGCCGTCTCTCCAACAACCCGACCCTGCGCGATCTCTCGACCATTTACGTCGAACTGGTGCGCGGTACGCCGCTGCTGGTGCAGATCTTCATTTTCTACTTCTTCATCGGCACCGTGATGAACCTGTCCCGGGAATTCGCCGGGATCGCCGCGCTGTCACTGTTCACTGGCGCCTATGTGGCGGAGATCATCCGCTCCGGCGTGCAATCGATCGCCCGTGGCCAGAACGAAGCGGCGCGCTCGCTGGGCTTGAGCGCCGGCCAGTCGATGCGCCACGTGGTGCTGCCGCAAGCGTTGAAACGCGTGCTGCCGCCGCTGGCCGGGCAGTTCATCAGCCTGGTCAAAGACACCTCGCTGGTGTCGGTGATCGCGATTACCGAGCTGCTGAAAAGCGGTCGCGAAGTCATCACCACCTCGTTCTCGCCGTTCGAAATCCTGTTCTGCGTGGCCGGGCTGTACCTGTTGATCAACCTGCCGCTGTCGAAGATCGCCAGCCGGCTTGAGCGGAGGCTCGCGCAAAGTGATTGA
- a CDS encoding 16S rRNA (uracil(1498)-N(3))-methyltransferase: MNLLLLEEADFIAADRVILRDRRLTHMQEVHRCVVGDSMRVGRIDGLMGSAEVLRLDAGEAELRVTLDQPPPAKLPLTLVLALPRPKMLRRVFQTVAAMGVPRIVLVNSYRVEKSFWQTPFLEPEAIREQLILGLEQARDSVLPEIVIEKRFKPFVEDRLPAITEGTLGLVGHPGNYPPCPRGLDEPVTLAIGPEGGWIPYEIELLGKSGLNPVQLGDRILRVETAVTALLARLF; encoded by the coding sequence GTGAACCTGTTGCTCCTCGAAGAGGCCGATTTCATTGCGGCCGACCGGGTGATCCTGCGTGATCGGCGGTTGACCCATATGCAGGAAGTCCATCGCTGCGTCGTCGGTGACAGCATGCGCGTCGGCCGGATTGACGGGCTGATGGGCTCGGCCGAAGTGCTGCGCCTGGACGCCGGCGAAGCAGAATTGCGCGTCACCCTCGACCAACCACCGCCCGCCAAGCTGCCATTGACCCTGGTGTTGGCTCTGCCACGGCCGAAAATGCTGCGCAGGGTGTTTCAGACCGTGGCCGCCATGGGTGTGCCACGGATCGTGCTGGTGAACAGCTATCGCGTCGAGAAGAGCTTCTGGCAGACACCGTTCCTGGAACCCGAGGCCATTCGTGAGCAGTTGATCCTCGGCCTGGAACAGGCTCGGGACAGCGTGCTGCCGGAGATTGTCATCGAGAAGCGCTTCAAGCCGTTTGTCGAAGACCGTCTGCCGGCTATTACTGAAGGCACCCTCGGCCTGGTCGGGCATCCCGGCAATTACCCGCCCTGCCCTCGTGGCCTGGACGAACCGGTGACCCTGGCCATCGGCCCCGAGGGCGGCTGGATTCCCTACGAAATCGAATTGCTGGGTAAGTCCGGGCTGAATCCGGTGCAACTGGGTGATCGCATTCTGCGGGTTGAAACCGCCGTCACCGCGCTGCTCGCGCGCCTCTTCTAA
- the tatB gene encoding Sec-independent protein translocase protein TatB has translation MFGISFSELLLVGLVALLVLGPERLPGAARTAGLWIGRLKRSFNAIKQEVEREIGADEIRRQLHNEHILSLEQEARKIFTPTQQEATPVQPVEPVAEQTIHTPGTEPVASMGGVEPAPVVPAPTPVEPVAPAAAPIAPAPHDPTLPPRAP, from the coding sequence ATGTTTGGTATCAGCTTCTCTGAACTGCTGCTCGTCGGCCTCGTGGCCCTGCTGGTGCTGGGCCCCGAACGTCTGCCGGGTGCTGCGCGCACCGCCGGTCTGTGGATCGGGCGGCTGAAGCGCAGCTTCAACGCGATCAAACAGGAAGTTGAACGTGAAATCGGTGCCGACGAGATTCGCCGGCAACTGCACAACGAACACATCCTGTCCCTGGAGCAGGAAGCGCGGAAGATCTTCACGCCGACCCAGCAGGAAGCCACGCCGGTGCAGCCGGTTGAACCGGTGGCCGAGCAGACGATTCACACGCCGGGCACCGAACCGGTGGCCTCCATGGGCGGCGTCGAACCCGCACCTGTTGTCCCCGCGCCGACACCCGTAGAACCTGTTGCTCCTGCGGCGGCGCCCATCGCTCCCGCTCCTCATGACCCCACACTGCCGCCGCGAGCCCCATGA
- a CDS encoding phosphoribosyl-ATP diphosphatase: protein MSDTLTRLAEVLEERKGAAADSSYVASLYHKGLNKILEKVGEESVETIIAAKDAAISGDCSDVIYETADLWFHSMVMLAQLGQHPQAVLDELDRRFGLSGHVEKASRPSA from the coding sequence ATGAGTGACACCCTGACCCGCCTGGCCGAAGTGCTGGAGGAGCGCAAAGGCGCCGCCGCCGACAGCTCGTATGTCGCCAGCCTGTACCACAAGGGCTTGAACAAGATTCTGGAAAAAGTCGGCGAAGAGTCGGTCGAAACCATCATTGCCGCCAAGGACGCCGCCATCAGCGGTGACTGCAGCGACGTGATCTACGAGACCGCCGATTTGTGGTTCCACAGCATGGTCATGCTCGCCCAACTGGGGCAGCATCCACAGGCTGTGCTCGATGAACTGGACCGTCGCTTCGGTCTGTCCGGACACGTCGAGAAAGCCTCGCGTCCGTCCGCCTGA